Below is a genomic region from Pectobacterium polaris.
TAAGCACATTTTGGCGGCGGTGTTGTGGTTACAAGCCCATGCTGAAGGCGGTGCGGAGCAGACCACGGCCCTTGCTGAGGAAACCACCGCACCACCGATAGACGTGCTTGCCGAGATCTTACAGCTTGATTCTGAGGCGTTAATGAAGCAGGTCGGCAAAGTGCAAACGCGGCATGCCGCGCGATTTGTTCAGATGTGGGCGGAAGAATCGGTGAGGACGGAATCATTGCCCAACCAGCTTAAACTTCACCTGCCGACGCTGGAAAGCCCCGTTATCTATCTGGCTGGGGCGGGATTTGCTGGCATGTTGTCGGATTTCTTACGGGATAAACAGCCGGCTTTGCATCTTGCTGCCATTGCCTGCCTCTTTGAAGCCAACCAACGCGTCTGGCCGTGGCCCGAGGATTGTCTGGCTCAGGAGACGCAGGTGCGAGCGCTACATGCCGATGAGCGTGCGCTGATTGCTACGCTTCACACGTTTATTCAGGATATCCTGAACCAGGGGCTGTCGCATATCAGTAAAAGCAGTGCGCGACAGCTTCATTTGCTGAATATGTCCGCGCGTGCGGAAGGGCTCCCACGACTGGCGGGCTATCTGCGTAATGTGAGCGGGCAGGTCAGCCTATTAGCAGACAGGCATTACAGTCTGGAAGAGCGTGATGTACTGCTGTTCATTGCCCGCCTGTCGGCCTATTTATACCAGCTTGAGCAGGCGACGCCTGAGCGCTTGCTACACCTGCGCGGGCAGGTGCGGCGGCAGTATCAACAACAGCCTGAAGCCTTATCGCTTGTACCTTTGGGCGCGCAGTGGTGGGCCACCGAAGGCGGTGCGCGTGGTGCCACCTTTTCGTTTTGGGATAGTGAAAATCAGCAACTACTGCACTGCACACAAGCGCGCGCCGATTACCATGATGTGACGTTTAGCCAGCAGGGCGTGTGGCAGGGGCAGGCTATGTGGAAACAGCTGGGCGAGCACATCATGCGTGCTCCCTTTACGCTGCACCACCCGCGTTTTTCTGACGACGGGAAATTGGCCGCAGGTGGCGACAG
It encodes:
- a CDS encoding SWIM zinc finger family protein, translating into MSWQSLYLNYDDDALGVFANVGLLRRAKKDLAGDNVKLVTDAGQEGHFVSDGQQVVLNAQGIQTARCDCPASGCCKHILAAVLWLQAHAEGGAEQTTALAEETTAPPIDVLAEILQLDSEALMKQVGKVQTRHAARFVQMWAEESVRTESLPNQLKLHLPTLESPVIYLAGAGFAGMLSDFLRDKQPALHLAAIACLFEANQRVWPWPEDCLAQETQVRALHADERALIATLHTFIQDILNQGLSHISKSSARQLHLLNMSARAEGLPRLAGYLRNVSGQVSLLADRHYSLEERDVLLFIARLSAYLYQLEQATPERLLHLRGQVRRQYQQQPEALSLVPLGAQWWATEGGARGATFSFWDSENQQLLHCTQARADYHDVTFSQQGVWQGQAMWKQLGEHIMRAPFTLHHPRFSDDGKLAAGGDSYANLEGTPWPAAAYAQCKSTCGIADWSLLFHYFEQENQDYPQPLLLHVQRYEPVVWNEVEQRVVWPVFDDADNALYLSLNWEKTQHQRIDRLKQATQQKWTIVAVLVQPRRRGNDIDLHPYSLLVSDGSAVTAFCLDFQTIKTKKTVPSFISHIQTMFAERKQRKTVQRPLPTLAQRVCRPILDVLDAQACTGRRHLTSTQREQLQHGMKTANELGLTLVENALSHYLAQPQPEVDSLLRLVFLCDRLQRFQNGLPIVLRQASSA